The Amycolatopsis viridis genome window below encodes:
- a CDS encoding LLM class flavin-dependent oxidoreductase produces MTTAPRTLSLGAFVQGAGGHIAGWRHPEAYAAGQLDFAFHAELARVLERGRFDALFIADVAALWGHQMDALSRSGRAEHFEPLTLLSALSTVTEHIGLVATATTTYNEPFHVARKFASLDHLSHGRAGWNIVTSVVPLEAANFGRSEHLEHELRYRRADEFVEVVRALWDSFADGSLLRDKASGSYYDPAGLRPPHHQGEHFTVRGPLNISRPPQGHPVLFQAGSSQTGMAFGARHGEVLFTLQADLAGAQAFYAGVKKQVAAAGRNPDHVLIWPILFPLVGGTEEEARRKVAELDELVHDDVARRLVQDNIGDLDLTEYPLDGPVPDIPDSNRSKSRRDLLLGLARQENLTIRQLALRISGGATVAGTPEQIADHLELWFTERGADGFNVSFPYLPGPAVDFVDQVVPLLRKRGLVHETYEGSTFRENLGLPRPASQEVAA; encoded by the coding sequence ATGACCACCGCACCTCGCACCTTGTCCCTGGGCGCGTTCGTCCAAGGAGCCGGCGGGCACATCGCCGGCTGGCGCCACCCGGAGGCCTACGCCGCCGGGCAGCTGGACTTCGCCTTCCACGCCGAACTGGCCCGCGTGCTCGAACGCGGCCGGTTCGACGCGTTGTTCATCGCCGACGTGGCCGCCCTCTGGGGGCACCAGATGGACGCGCTGAGCCGCTCCGGGCGCGCTGAGCACTTCGAACCGCTGACACTGCTGTCGGCCTTGTCCACGGTCACCGAGCACATCGGTCTCGTGGCCACCGCCACCACCACCTACAACGAGCCGTTCCACGTGGCGCGCAAGTTCGCCTCGCTCGACCACCTGTCGCACGGCCGGGCGGGGTGGAACATCGTCACCTCGGTGGTCCCGCTGGAGGCGGCGAACTTCGGCCGGTCCGAGCACCTCGAGCACGAGCTGCGGTACCGGCGCGCCGACGAGTTCGTCGAGGTCGTGCGGGCCCTGTGGGACAGCTTCGCCGACGGCTCCCTGTTGCGGGACAAGGCAAGCGGCAGCTACTACGACCCCGCGGGCCTGCGCCCGCCGCACCACCAGGGCGAGCACTTCACCGTCCGCGGCCCGCTGAACATCTCCCGGCCGCCGCAGGGGCACCCGGTGCTGTTCCAGGCGGGCTCGTCGCAGACGGGCATGGCGTTCGGCGCCCGCCACGGCGAGGTGCTGTTCACCCTGCAGGCCGACCTGGCCGGGGCGCAGGCGTTCTACGCCGGCGTCAAGAAGCAGGTGGCCGCCGCCGGGCGCAACCCGGACCACGTGCTCATCTGGCCCATCCTGTTCCCGCTGGTCGGTGGCACCGAGGAGGAGGCCCGCCGCAAGGTCGCCGAGCTGGACGAGCTCGTGCACGACGACGTGGCGCGCCGGCTGGTGCAGGACAACATCGGCGACCTGGACCTGACCGAGTACCCGCTGGACGGGCCCGTCCCCGACATCCCGGACAGCAACCGCAGCAAGTCCCGCCGCGACCTGCTGCTCGGGCTCGCCCGCCAGGAGAACCTGACCATCCGGCAGCTCGCGTTGCGCATCTCCGGCGGGGCGACCGTCGCCGGGACCCCGGAGCAGATCGCCGACCACCTGGAGCTGTGGTTCACCGAGCGCGGCGCCGACGGCTTCAACGTGTCCTTCCCGTACCTGCCCGGTCCCGCGGTGGACTTCGTCGACCAGGTGGTTCCGCTGCTGCGAAAGCGCGGACTGGTGCACGAGACCTACGAGGGCAGCACGTTCCGGGAGAACCTCGGCCTGCCCCGGCCGGCTTCGCAGGAGGTGGCGGCGTGA
- a CDS encoding ATP-binding cassette domain-containing protein yields the protein MLSAEGLRRSFRLPRRSLCGPRGERHAVRDVGVTVTAGRHLGIVGESGAGKSTLLRLLLALDRPDAGTVRYRGRAVEGRRPTWFREAVQVVLQDPMSSLNPRSVVRDIVAEPLECLKVPGDHDSRVAEVLAAVGLGPDAAWRYPHEFSGGQRQRIAIARALAPRPEVLVADEPFSALDASVRAQVIDLVRDLAARFGMTLVLVSHDLAVVRRLCEEVIVLKDGEVAERGDTADVLRRPRHPYTRALLAAVPRLPGAAS from the coding sequence CTGTTGTCTGCGGAGGGGCTGCGCCGCTCCTTCCGCCTGCCGCGGCGATCGCTGTGCGGCCCGCGGGGTGAGCGGCACGCCGTGCGGGACGTCGGGGTGACCGTGACGGCCGGGCGGCACCTGGGGATCGTCGGTGAGTCGGGGGCCGGCAAGTCCACGCTCCTGCGGCTGCTGCTCGCACTCGACCGGCCGGACGCGGGGACCGTCCGCTACCGCGGCCGTGCCGTCGAAGGCAGGCGGCCGACCTGGTTCCGCGAAGCCGTGCAGGTGGTCCTGCAGGATCCGATGAGCTCCCTGAACCCGCGCAGCGTCGTGCGCGACATCGTCGCCGAACCCCTGGAGTGCCTGAAGGTCCCGGGCGATCACGACAGCCGCGTGGCCGAGGTGCTCGCCGCCGTCGGTCTCGGCCCCGACGCCGCGTGGCGCTACCCGCACGAGTTCTCCGGCGGGCAGCGCCAGCGCATCGCGATCGCCCGCGCGCTCGCGCCGCGCCCGGAGGTGCTCGTCGCGGACGAGCCGTTCTCCGCGCTGGACGCGTCCGTGCGCGCGCAGGTCATCGACCTGGTCCGCGACCTCGCCGCCCGGTTCGGGATGACGCTCGTGCTGGTCTCGCACGACCTCGCCGTCGTGCGGCGGTTGTGCGAGGAGGTGATCGTGCTCAAGGACGGGGAGGTCGCCGAGCGCGGCGACACGGCCGACGTCCTGCGCCGGCCCCGCCACCCCTACACGCGGGCGTTGCTGGCCGCTGTCCCGCGGCTGCCCGGCGCGGCGTCCTGA
- a CDS encoding ATP-binding cassette domain-containing protein encodes MTLLEIAGLTVHIGGKTLLDRIDLTLDAGESTGLIGESGSGKSLTALAVLGLLPEGARAGGSVRLEGTELLGLSDRALSRVRGERVAMVFQEPLTALNPLMRVGRQIAEPLRLHRGLSRRQARAEAIRLAGEVGLPDPGYAVRAFPHQLSGGQRQRVGIAMALACRPALLIADEPTTALDVTVQAEILRLIRDLAAEQGTALLFITHDLAVLAQVVRRVVVLGGGRVLEEGALGEILRAPAHPYTRRLLEVARAESFPSEVAS; translated from the coding sequence ATGACACTGCTGGAGATCGCCGGACTGACCGTCCACATCGGAGGGAAAACGCTGCTGGACCGCATCGACCTGACACTGGACGCGGGGGAGAGCACCGGGCTGATCGGCGAATCCGGTTCGGGCAAGTCGCTGACCGCCCTGGCCGTGCTCGGCCTGCTGCCCGAGGGCGCCCGCGCCGGGGGCAGTGTGCGGCTGGAGGGCACCGAGCTGCTCGGGCTCTCCGACCGCGCCCTGTCCCGGGTCCGCGGCGAACGGGTCGCCATGGTGTTCCAGGAACCCCTCACCGCGCTCAACCCGCTGATGCGGGTCGGCAGGCAGATCGCCGAACCGCTGCGCCTGCACCGCGGGCTGTCGCGGCGGCAGGCGCGCGCGGAAGCGATCCGGCTCGCCGGAGAGGTGGGGCTGCCTGACCCCGGCTACGCCGTGCGCGCCTTCCCCCACCAGCTTTCCGGCGGGCAGCGGCAGCGCGTCGGGATCGCGATGGCGCTGGCGTGCCGTCCCGCGCTGCTGATCGCCGACGAGCCGACCACGGCGCTGGACGTGACCGTGCAGGCGGAGATCCTGCGGTTGATCCGCGACCTCGCCGCCGAGCAGGGCACCGCGCTGTTGTTCATCACCCACGACCTCGCGGTGCTCGCCCAGGTGGTGCGGCGGGTCGTGGTGCTCGGCGGCGGACGCGTCCTGGAGGAGGGCGCGCTGGGGGAGATCCTGCGCGCGCCTGCCCACCCCTACACCCGCCGGCTGCTCGAAGTGGCGCGTGCGGAGTCGTTCCCCTCGGAGGTGGCGTCGTGA
- a CDS encoding ABC transporter permease: MRPAVGSRARRRRALLPTLAALAHRPAGAFGLAVFAGLVLAALVSSYWTPFDPQATDPGNAWLLPLRDGHLLGTDRIGHDQFSQLLAGSRQTLAVAVASAALAAVIGLALALPAALAPRWISAPVVQLIDILVAFPVLLLAMVLAAVYGSSLGTVVAAIGTGFGVAVARVARAELAGARGSDYVLAARAAGAGTGRIIRRHLLPALTPTLVVQLSLVMALAVLAEAALTYLGYGSSPATPSWGAMLHEQQAYISARPLLVVWPGLAVALTVLGFNLLGDALRDATDPRLRSSR, encoded by the coding sequence ATGAGGCCGGCCGTCGGCAGCAGGGCGCGGCGCCGGCGTGCCCTGCTGCCGACGCTGGCTGCGCTGGCCCACCGCCCGGCCGGCGCGTTCGGCCTGGCCGTGTTCGCCGGGCTCGTGCTGGCCGCGCTGGTGTCGTCGTACTGGACGCCGTTCGACCCGCAGGCCACGGATCCGGGCAACGCGTGGCTGCTGCCGTTGCGGGACGGGCACCTGCTCGGCACCGACCGGATCGGGCACGACCAGTTCAGCCAGCTGCTGGCCGGCAGCCGGCAGACCCTGGCCGTCGCGGTCGCCTCGGCCGCGCTGGCCGCCGTGATCGGCCTCGCGCTCGCCCTGCCCGCCGCGCTCGCGCCCCGGTGGATCAGCGCGCCGGTGGTGCAGCTGATCGACATCCTCGTCGCGTTCCCGGTGCTGCTGCTGGCGATGGTGCTGGCCGCGGTGTACGGCAGCTCGCTGGGCACGGTGGTCGCCGCCATCGGAACGGGGTTCGGTGTCGCGGTCGCCCGGGTGGCGCGGGCGGAGCTGGCCGGCGCCCGCGGCAGCGACTACGTGCTGGCCGCCCGTGCCGCTGGTGCGGGCACCGGCCGGATCATCCGCAGGCACCTGCTGCCCGCACTCACCCCCACGCTCGTCGTCCAGCTGTCGCTGGTGATGGCGCTGGCCGTGCTCGCCGAGGCCGCGCTCACCTACCTGGGCTACGGCAGCTCGCCCGCCACGCCGTCCTGGGGCGCGATGCTGCACGAGCAGCAGGCCTACATCAGCGCCCGGCCGCTGCTTGTCGTCTGGCCCGGACTGGCCGTGGCCCTGACCGTCCTGGGGTTCAACCTGCTCGGTGACGCACTGCGTGACGCGACCGACCCACGCCTTCGGAGCAGCCGATGA